One window of the Cherax quadricarinatus isolate ZL_2023a chromosome 41, ASM3850222v1, whole genome shotgun sequence genome contains the following:
- the LOC128695945 gene encoding probable peptidoglycan muropeptide transporter SLC46, with product MDDITETSPLLKSRAAETPKSYRSKLAETLGEVTVEPAILLHSIAYAADQVYLTNIKIDKICLNQFNYSAEICESLDTGNYTLQQDQVQRVAADYNVYCHWAEYLPAIISMVILGAWGDTRGRRLPVVLPFIGSLFSSLCVFANVYWWTLPTPFIILALIPLGVTGGNLGLSMNTCAYLSTMSKKRSRTFRLSSTEWIKMGCYPLGIYVSMLLFGYGGYLAVFSFEILLYFIAGVYLIVRLKEPPSTREQGSQAKITNIGQVLSPSRLKRTFTVICRPRESGGRTTLIFQSVILLFLVFMLGAKNYFYLYTRKKFDWNYQDYSDWTVVDYLVKAIGVLLVVPTLSYYCRVEDNMLIFIGGVSAMFYYVMFGTAPVAWVLYLASAVSMCVTIPVAASKGAISKVVSMDELGSMFSLLAVTQCIMLLIAPSLYTFIYNLTLEFFPGTLFLMMAGVAAEVCCISVWMLTHHLPGKE from the exons ATGGATGATATTACCGAAACATCCCCACTCCTGAAGAGTAGGGCTGCAGAAACTCCGAAGAGCTACAGATCAAAACTTGCTGAAACACTAGGTGAAGTAACAGTAGAGCCTGCTATTTTACTACACTCCATTGCTTACGCCGCAGACCAGGTGTATCTAACAAATATTAAAATTGACAAAATATGTTTGAATCAATTTAATTATAGTGCAGAAATCTGCGAGTCCCTCGACACGGGGAATTACACGCTACAACAAGACCAAGTGCAACGTGTAGCTGCTGACTACAATGTATACTGCCATTGGGCTGAATACCTGCCCGCCATCATCAGTATGGTCATCCTTGGTGCCTGGGGAGACACTAGAGGTCGTCGTCTTCCTGTAGTGCTGCCTTTTATTGGTAGCTTATTCTCTTCCCTCTGTGTTTTTGCCAATGTTTATTGGTGGACCTTACCGACGCCATTTATTATCTTGGCCTTAATCCCTCTTGGAGTCACAGGAGGAAATTTGGGCTTAAGCATGAATACATGTGCCTATTTGAGTACCATGTCCAAAAAACGATCAAGAACTTTCAGATTATCATCCACTGAGTGGATTAAAATGGGTTGCTATCCATTAGGCATATACGTTTCGATGCTTCTTTTTGGCTATGGTGGATACTTGGCAGTTTTCAGCTTCGAAATATTACTGTATTTTATAGCTGGAGTGTATCTAATAGTGCGCCTGAAGGAGCCCCCATCCACGAGAGAACAAGGTAGTCAAGCCAAGATAACCAACATTGGCCAGGTACTCTCACCCTCAAGATTAAAGAGGACCTTCACAGTCATCTGCAGACCCCGCGAATCCGGAGGCCGAACAACATTAATTTTTCAATCAGTCATCCTTCTCTTCCTAGTATTTATGCTTG GTGCCAAGAACTATTTTTACCTCTACACCAGAAAGAAATTTGACTGGAATTACCAAGATTATTCAGACTGGACTGTTGTCGATTATTTGGTGAAAGCCATCG GAGTCCTATTGGTGGTACCAACACTCAGTTACTACTGTCGTGTTGAGGATAATATGCTGATCTTCATCGGCGGCGTGTCGGCCATGTTTTATTACGTAATGTTTGGGACTGCTCCTGTCGCTTGGGTTCTATATCTTG CTTCAGCAGTGTCCATGTGTGTTACCATTCCTGTAGCAGCTTCAAAAGGTGCCATCTCTAAGGTTGTATCCATGGATGAACTAGGATCTATGTTCTCCCTGCTGGCGGTCACTCAGTGTATCATGCTACTGATCGCCCCGTCACTCTACACATTCATCTACAACCTCACACTAGAGTTCTTCCCGGGAACGTTGTTTCTGATGATGGCAGGCGTTGCGGCGGAAGTGTGTTGCATCAGTGT GTGGATGCTGACTCATCATCTGCCCGGGAAAGAGTAG